Proteins from a genomic interval of Syngnathus typhle isolate RoL2023-S1 ecotype Sweden linkage group LG15, RoL_Styp_1.0, whole genome shotgun sequence:
- the uimc1 gene encoding BRCA1-A complex subunit RAP80 isoform X1, whose translation MPQRKQRNRDGHPESQLLQQDTQKDVAVNDEEQQSAMSRLPPSLSDRERRWRGRKCKAKPREMTEDEMMALALHLSTQETSAHHEDAAVTKAIKESMLSQEPSRRRSLLTQSDTPCSGPGGWYVSSWPESTIDLTASGDGFTNPSQEAEGKGETKQDQKWKRAETPLSDLPSSPDISTQAWLGNSESELLDSPQSSDSTQIDDSLLRKSPVFSKSGRKGRVAVFPLSQDTPESRKTASLVLNSQHSNDGGLPSARRKSPVFSESDTGDEFVQYLKSPVFGDEARRDPSAQVEASTEFISSPQERSLSSSQPVSPVFPRSPARSKKLADSKNSTLSKSRPVADDSSETELTSYTTLCWSDENADEMSVNSPSPVYPDKKRFQQAHAPQNLETEAGPKASSSGCSLRVSSLNTGQPVPNQSTVHYYWGVPFCPRGLDADAYTQVIVAQMEVYEKSLKEAQRGLLRKAQWGAPILPQSEKSSLSDSSHTKVPRRRGLRRKDCKLSNQDADSLLLEAEEEEEEEEDDEEEEENEELEIETGREEGDPTDIGDCVVCPETQMSEEDCVDPLKLDNSECPKTVTSYDGQSDDGQVVDEEKMMDVTVSADGKTLATYFVGGDTGRNPTLTNDEEEERGPERSPSPEFETLGFQAAVECPLCQETFPACKIERHAAYCNGDVETETVVVADEHSEELFKPRRKRKRWTAEEEGDATSTDKIQEKCYICQKAVALRDFSKHTDLCIQQRATKIPEQGNLLAALEHSESRYAGAGPSSCRLQRGDVSNLRDNDKEEEAGISMLALSDSPIKSFTPISEATDCLVDFRRQQRLKKPSHKRR comes from the exons ATGCCACAGAGGAAGCAACGTAACAGGGACGGACACCCTGAAAGCCAATTGTTGCAACAAGACACACAAAAGGACGTAGCTGTCAATGATGAAGAGCAGCAG AGCGCCATGTCACGTCTGCCACCATCCTTGTCGGACAGAGAAAGAAGATGGAGAGGCAGGAAGTGCAAAGCCAAACCTCGAG AGATGACAGAAGACGAGATGATGGCCTTGGCTCTGCATCTGAGTACGCAGGAAACCAGCGCGCACCATGAAGACGCTGCTGTTACGAAAGCCATCAAAGAGAGT ATGTTGAGCCAAGAGCCCTCTCGGCGTCGGAGCCTGCTGACCCAATCAGACACCCCTTGCTCAGGGCCTGGTGGTTGGTACGTCAGCAGCTGGCCAGAGTCGACCATCGATCTGACGGCATCAGGCGACGGCTTCACCAACCCGAGCCAAG AGGCGGAAGGGAAAGGTGAAACTAAACAAGATCAAAAGTGGAAAAGGGCGGAAACACCTCTGTCGGACTTGCCGTCAAGCCCCGATATCTCCACTCAGGCGTGGCTCGGTAATTCCGAGTCTGAATTGTTGGACTCGCCGCAG AGCTCCGATTCTACGCAGATTGACGACTCTTTACTCCGTAAATCCCCCGTCTTCTCCAAGAGCGGTCGCAAAGGCAGGGTGGCCGTTTTCCCGCTCAGCCAGGATACGCCGGAAAGCCGCAAGACCGCTAGCTTGGTGCTTAACTCGCAGCACTCAAATGACGGCGGCCTTCCTTCGGCACGGCGCAAAAGTCCCGTCTTCTCCGAGTCTGATACGGGAGACGAATTTGTCCAGTATCTAAAAAGCCCGGTGTTTGGCGATGAGGCTCGGCGTGACCCGTCTGCGCAGGTCGAAGCAAGCACAGAGTTCATCTCCTCTCCTCAGGAGAGGAGTTTATCTTCCTCTCAGCCCGTCAGCCCGGTATTCCCAAGGAGTCCGGCACGCTCCAAGAAACTTGCTGACTCAAAGAACTCAACACTCTCAAAAAGTCGTCCGGTCGCGGACGATTCATCTGAAACGGAACTCACGAGCTACACAACGCTATGTTGGTCCGACGAAAATGCGGATGAGATG TCGGTGAACTCGCCTAGTCCAGTCTACCCGGATAAGAAGCGCTTTCAACAGGCCCATGCCCCTCAGAACCTGGAGACCGAAGCGGGCCCGAAGGCAAGCAGCTCCGGCTGCAGTTTGCGTGTTTCCAGTCTGAACACTGGGCAGCCTGTTCCCAACCAGTCCACAGTCCACTATTACTGGGGGGTCCCCTTCTGTCCACGTGGTTTGGATGCAGATGCTTACACGCAG GTGATCGTGGCCCAGATGGAGGTGTACGAGAAGAGTCTGAAAGAGGCTCAGAGGGGTCTGTTGAGGAAGGCCCAGTGGGGGGCCCCCATCCTGCCACAGTCAGAG AAATCCTCGTTATCGGACTCCTCCCATACTAAAGTTCCTCGAAG GCGTGGCCTCAGACGCAAAGACTGTAAGCTGAGCAATCAGGATGCGGACAGCCTTTTGTTggaggcagaggaggaggaggaggaggaggaggacgatgaggaagaggaggagaatgaGGAGCTGGAGATAGAAACTGGACGTGAAGAGGGAGATCCGACCGACATTGGCGACTGTGTCGTTTGTCCAG AGACCCAAATGAGTGAGGAAGATTGCGTGGATCCGCTTAAG CTTGACAACTCGGAGTGTCCCAAAACTGTGACGAGCTATGACGGTCAAAGCGATGACGGTCAAGTTGTGGATGAGGAAAAGATGATGGATG TTACAGTCTCGGCAGACGGCAAGACTCTGGCGACGTACTTCGTCGGCGGTGACACGGGTCGTAACCCCACCCTGACAAATGACGAGGAGGAAGAAAGAGGGCCAGAAAGGTCGCCCTCGCCTGAGTTTGAGACCCTCGGCTTCCAAGCGGCCGTGGAGTGTCCCCTTTGCCAGGAAACGTTCCCCGCTTGCAAAATCGAGAGGCACGCGGCGTACTGCAACGGCGACGTGGAAACGGAGACGGTCGTCGTCGCGGATGAACATTCGGAAG AGCTCTTCAAGCCTAGAAGGAAAAGGAaaagatggacagcagaggaagaGGGAGACGCCACCTCCACTGACAA AATCCAGGAGAAATGTTACATCTGCCAAAAGGCCGTGGCCCTGCGAGACTTCAGCAAGCACACTGATCTCTGCATCCAGCAGAGGGCGACAAAAATACCCGAG CAGGGAAATCTGTTGGCGGCTCTGGAGCATTCAGAGAGCAGGTACGCAG GAGCTGGTCCATCCAGTTGCAGACTCCAGCGAGG TGACGTCAGCAATCTGAGGGACAACGACAAAGAAGAGGAAGCTGGCATTTCCATGCTGGCACTCAGCGACTCGCCCATTAAGTCCTTCACGCCCATCTCGGAGGCCACCGACTGTCTGGTGGACTTCAGGCGTCAGCAGCGGCTCAAGAAACCCAGCCACAAACGAAGGTGA
- the uimc1 gene encoding BRCA1-A complex subunit RAP80 isoform X2, with the protein MPQRKQRNRDGHPESQLLQQDTQKDVAVNDEEQQSAMSRLPPSLSDRERRWRGRKCKAKPREMTEDEMMALALHLSTQETSAHHEDAAVTKAIKESMLSQEPSRRRSLLTQSDTPCSGPGGWYVSSWPESTIDLTASGDGFTNPSQEAEGKGETKQDQKWKRAETPLSDLPSSPDISTQAWLGNSESELLDSPQSSDSTQIDDSLLRKSPVFSKSGRKGRVAVFPLSQDTPESRKTASLVLNSQHSNDGGLPSARRKSPVFSESDTGDEFVQYLKSPVFGDEARRDPSAQVEASTEFISSPQERSLSSSQPVSPVFPRSPARSKKLADSKNSTLSKSRPVADDSSETELTSYTTLCWSDENADEMSVNSPSPVYPDKKRFQQAHAPQNLETEAGPKASSSGCSLRVSSLNTGQPVPNQSTVHYYWGVPFCPRGLDADAYTQVIVAQMEVYEKSLKEAQRGLLRKAQWGAPILPQSEKSSLSDSSHTKVPRRRGLRRKDCKLSNQDADSLLLEAEEEEEEEEDDEEEEENEELEIETGREEGDPTDIGDCVVCPETQMSEEDCVDPLKLDNSECPKTVTSYDGQSDDGQVVDEEKMMDVTVSADGKTLATYFVGGDTGRNPTLTNDEEEERGPERSPSPEFETLGFQAAVECPLCQETFPACKIERHAAYCNGDVETETVVVADEHSEELFKPRRKRKRWTAEEEGDATSTDKIQEKCYICQKAVALRDFSKHTDLCIQQRATKIPEGNLLAALEHSESRYAGAGPSSCRLQRGDVSNLRDNDKEEEAGISMLALSDSPIKSFTPISEATDCLVDFRRQQRLKKPSHKRR; encoded by the exons ATGCCACAGAGGAAGCAACGTAACAGGGACGGACACCCTGAAAGCCAATTGTTGCAACAAGACACACAAAAGGACGTAGCTGTCAATGATGAAGAGCAGCAG AGCGCCATGTCACGTCTGCCACCATCCTTGTCGGACAGAGAAAGAAGATGGAGAGGCAGGAAGTGCAAAGCCAAACCTCGAG AGATGACAGAAGACGAGATGATGGCCTTGGCTCTGCATCTGAGTACGCAGGAAACCAGCGCGCACCATGAAGACGCTGCTGTTACGAAAGCCATCAAAGAGAGT ATGTTGAGCCAAGAGCCCTCTCGGCGTCGGAGCCTGCTGACCCAATCAGACACCCCTTGCTCAGGGCCTGGTGGTTGGTACGTCAGCAGCTGGCCAGAGTCGACCATCGATCTGACGGCATCAGGCGACGGCTTCACCAACCCGAGCCAAG AGGCGGAAGGGAAAGGTGAAACTAAACAAGATCAAAAGTGGAAAAGGGCGGAAACACCTCTGTCGGACTTGCCGTCAAGCCCCGATATCTCCACTCAGGCGTGGCTCGGTAATTCCGAGTCTGAATTGTTGGACTCGCCGCAG AGCTCCGATTCTACGCAGATTGACGACTCTTTACTCCGTAAATCCCCCGTCTTCTCCAAGAGCGGTCGCAAAGGCAGGGTGGCCGTTTTCCCGCTCAGCCAGGATACGCCGGAAAGCCGCAAGACCGCTAGCTTGGTGCTTAACTCGCAGCACTCAAATGACGGCGGCCTTCCTTCGGCACGGCGCAAAAGTCCCGTCTTCTCCGAGTCTGATACGGGAGACGAATTTGTCCAGTATCTAAAAAGCCCGGTGTTTGGCGATGAGGCTCGGCGTGACCCGTCTGCGCAGGTCGAAGCAAGCACAGAGTTCATCTCCTCTCCTCAGGAGAGGAGTTTATCTTCCTCTCAGCCCGTCAGCCCGGTATTCCCAAGGAGTCCGGCACGCTCCAAGAAACTTGCTGACTCAAAGAACTCAACACTCTCAAAAAGTCGTCCGGTCGCGGACGATTCATCTGAAACGGAACTCACGAGCTACACAACGCTATGTTGGTCCGACGAAAATGCGGATGAGATG TCGGTGAACTCGCCTAGTCCAGTCTACCCGGATAAGAAGCGCTTTCAACAGGCCCATGCCCCTCAGAACCTGGAGACCGAAGCGGGCCCGAAGGCAAGCAGCTCCGGCTGCAGTTTGCGTGTTTCCAGTCTGAACACTGGGCAGCCTGTTCCCAACCAGTCCACAGTCCACTATTACTGGGGGGTCCCCTTCTGTCCACGTGGTTTGGATGCAGATGCTTACACGCAG GTGATCGTGGCCCAGATGGAGGTGTACGAGAAGAGTCTGAAAGAGGCTCAGAGGGGTCTGTTGAGGAAGGCCCAGTGGGGGGCCCCCATCCTGCCACAGTCAGAG AAATCCTCGTTATCGGACTCCTCCCATACTAAAGTTCCTCGAAG GCGTGGCCTCAGACGCAAAGACTGTAAGCTGAGCAATCAGGATGCGGACAGCCTTTTGTTggaggcagaggaggaggaggaggaggaggaggacgatgaggaagaggaggagaatgaGGAGCTGGAGATAGAAACTGGACGTGAAGAGGGAGATCCGACCGACATTGGCGACTGTGTCGTTTGTCCAG AGACCCAAATGAGTGAGGAAGATTGCGTGGATCCGCTTAAG CTTGACAACTCGGAGTGTCCCAAAACTGTGACGAGCTATGACGGTCAAAGCGATGACGGTCAAGTTGTGGATGAGGAAAAGATGATGGATG TTACAGTCTCGGCAGACGGCAAGACTCTGGCGACGTACTTCGTCGGCGGTGACACGGGTCGTAACCCCACCCTGACAAATGACGAGGAGGAAGAAAGAGGGCCAGAAAGGTCGCCCTCGCCTGAGTTTGAGACCCTCGGCTTCCAAGCGGCCGTGGAGTGTCCCCTTTGCCAGGAAACGTTCCCCGCTTGCAAAATCGAGAGGCACGCGGCGTACTGCAACGGCGACGTGGAAACGGAGACGGTCGTCGTCGCGGATGAACATTCGGAAG AGCTCTTCAAGCCTAGAAGGAAAAGGAaaagatggacagcagaggaagaGGGAGACGCCACCTCCACTGACAA AATCCAGGAGAAATGTTACATCTGCCAAAAGGCCGTGGCCCTGCGAGACTTCAGCAAGCACACTGATCTCTGCATCCAGCAGAGGGCGACAAAAATACCCGAG GGAAATCTGTTGGCGGCTCTGGAGCATTCAGAGAGCAGGTACGCAG GAGCTGGTCCATCCAGTTGCAGACTCCAGCGAGG TGACGTCAGCAATCTGAGGGACAACGACAAAGAAGAGGAAGCTGGCATTTCCATGCTGGCACTCAGCGACTCGCCCATTAAGTCCTTCACGCCCATCTCGGAGGCCACCGACTGTCTGGTGGACTTCAGGCGTCAGCAGCGGCTCAAGAAACCCAGCCACAAACGAAGGTGA
- the uimc1 gene encoding BRCA1-A complex subunit RAP80 isoform X3 produces MPQRKQRNRDGHPESQLLQQDTQKDVAVNDEEQQSAMSRLPPSLSDRERRWRGRKCKAKPREMTEDEMMALALHLSTQETSAHHEDAAVTKAIKESMLSQEPSRRRSLLTQSDTPCSGPGGWYVSSWPESTIDLTASGDGFTNPSQEAEGKGETKQDQKWKRAETPLSDLPSSPDISTQAWLGNSESELLDSPQSSDSTQIDDSLLRKSPVFSKSGRKGRVAVFPLSQDTPESRKTASLVLNSQHSNDGGLPSARRKSPVFSESDTGDEFVQYLKSPVFGDEARRDPSAQVEASTEFISSPQERSLSSSQPVSPVFPRSPARSKKLADSKNSTLSKSRPVADDSSETELTSYTTLCWSDENADEMSVNSPSPVYPDKKRFQQAHAPQNLETEAGPKASSSGCSLRVSSLNTGQPVPNQSTVHYYWGVPFCPRGLDADAYTQVIVAQMEVYEKSLKEAQRGLLRKAQWGAPILPQSEKSSLSDSSHTKVPRRRGLRRKDCKLSNQDADSLLLEAEEEEEEEEDDEEEEENEELEIETGREEGDPTDIGDCVVCPETQMSEEDCVDPLKLDNSECPKTVTSYDGQSDDGQVVDEEKMMDVSADGKTLATYFVGGDTGRNPTLTNDEEEERGPERSPSPEFETLGFQAAVECPLCQETFPACKIERHAAYCNGDVETETVVVADEHSEELFKPRRKRKRWTAEEEGDATSTDKIQEKCYICQKAVALRDFSKHTDLCIQQRATKIPEQGNLLAALEHSESRYAGAGPSSCRLQRGDVSNLRDNDKEEEAGISMLALSDSPIKSFTPISEATDCLVDFRRQQRLKKPSHKRR; encoded by the exons ATGCCACAGAGGAAGCAACGTAACAGGGACGGACACCCTGAAAGCCAATTGTTGCAACAAGACACACAAAAGGACGTAGCTGTCAATGATGAAGAGCAGCAG AGCGCCATGTCACGTCTGCCACCATCCTTGTCGGACAGAGAAAGAAGATGGAGAGGCAGGAAGTGCAAAGCCAAACCTCGAG AGATGACAGAAGACGAGATGATGGCCTTGGCTCTGCATCTGAGTACGCAGGAAACCAGCGCGCACCATGAAGACGCTGCTGTTACGAAAGCCATCAAAGAGAGT ATGTTGAGCCAAGAGCCCTCTCGGCGTCGGAGCCTGCTGACCCAATCAGACACCCCTTGCTCAGGGCCTGGTGGTTGGTACGTCAGCAGCTGGCCAGAGTCGACCATCGATCTGACGGCATCAGGCGACGGCTTCACCAACCCGAGCCAAG AGGCGGAAGGGAAAGGTGAAACTAAACAAGATCAAAAGTGGAAAAGGGCGGAAACACCTCTGTCGGACTTGCCGTCAAGCCCCGATATCTCCACTCAGGCGTGGCTCGGTAATTCCGAGTCTGAATTGTTGGACTCGCCGCAG AGCTCCGATTCTACGCAGATTGACGACTCTTTACTCCGTAAATCCCCCGTCTTCTCCAAGAGCGGTCGCAAAGGCAGGGTGGCCGTTTTCCCGCTCAGCCAGGATACGCCGGAAAGCCGCAAGACCGCTAGCTTGGTGCTTAACTCGCAGCACTCAAATGACGGCGGCCTTCCTTCGGCACGGCGCAAAAGTCCCGTCTTCTCCGAGTCTGATACGGGAGACGAATTTGTCCAGTATCTAAAAAGCCCGGTGTTTGGCGATGAGGCTCGGCGTGACCCGTCTGCGCAGGTCGAAGCAAGCACAGAGTTCATCTCCTCTCCTCAGGAGAGGAGTTTATCTTCCTCTCAGCCCGTCAGCCCGGTATTCCCAAGGAGTCCGGCACGCTCCAAGAAACTTGCTGACTCAAAGAACTCAACACTCTCAAAAAGTCGTCCGGTCGCGGACGATTCATCTGAAACGGAACTCACGAGCTACACAACGCTATGTTGGTCCGACGAAAATGCGGATGAGATG TCGGTGAACTCGCCTAGTCCAGTCTACCCGGATAAGAAGCGCTTTCAACAGGCCCATGCCCCTCAGAACCTGGAGACCGAAGCGGGCCCGAAGGCAAGCAGCTCCGGCTGCAGTTTGCGTGTTTCCAGTCTGAACACTGGGCAGCCTGTTCCCAACCAGTCCACAGTCCACTATTACTGGGGGGTCCCCTTCTGTCCACGTGGTTTGGATGCAGATGCTTACACGCAG GTGATCGTGGCCCAGATGGAGGTGTACGAGAAGAGTCTGAAAGAGGCTCAGAGGGGTCTGTTGAGGAAGGCCCAGTGGGGGGCCCCCATCCTGCCACAGTCAGAG AAATCCTCGTTATCGGACTCCTCCCATACTAAAGTTCCTCGAAG GCGTGGCCTCAGACGCAAAGACTGTAAGCTGAGCAATCAGGATGCGGACAGCCTTTTGTTggaggcagaggaggaggaggaggaggaggaggacgatgaggaagaggaggagaatgaGGAGCTGGAGATAGAAACTGGACGTGAAGAGGGAGATCCGACCGACATTGGCGACTGTGTCGTTTGTCCAG AGACCCAAATGAGTGAGGAAGATTGCGTGGATCCGCTTAAG CTTGACAACTCGGAGTGTCCCAAAACTGTGACGAGCTATGACGGTCAAAGCGATGACGGTCAAGTTGTGGATGAGGAAAAGATGATGGATG TCTCGGCAGACGGCAAGACTCTGGCGACGTACTTCGTCGGCGGTGACACGGGTCGTAACCCCACCCTGACAAATGACGAGGAGGAAGAAAGAGGGCCAGAAAGGTCGCCCTCGCCTGAGTTTGAGACCCTCGGCTTCCAAGCGGCCGTGGAGTGTCCCCTTTGCCAGGAAACGTTCCCCGCTTGCAAAATCGAGAGGCACGCGGCGTACTGCAACGGCGACGTGGAAACGGAGACGGTCGTCGTCGCGGATGAACATTCGGAAG AGCTCTTCAAGCCTAGAAGGAAAAGGAaaagatggacagcagaggaagaGGGAGACGCCACCTCCACTGACAA AATCCAGGAGAAATGTTACATCTGCCAAAAGGCCGTGGCCCTGCGAGACTTCAGCAAGCACACTGATCTCTGCATCCAGCAGAGGGCGACAAAAATACCCGAG CAGGGAAATCTGTTGGCGGCTCTGGAGCATTCAGAGAGCAGGTACGCAG GAGCTGGTCCATCCAGTTGCAGACTCCAGCGAGG TGACGTCAGCAATCTGAGGGACAACGACAAAGAAGAGGAAGCTGGCATTTCCATGCTGGCACTCAGCGACTCGCCCATTAAGTCCTTCACGCCCATCTCGGAGGCCACCGACTGTCTGGTGGACTTCAGGCGTCAGCAGCGGCTCAAGAAACCCAGCCACAAACGAAGGTGA
- the uimc1 gene encoding BRCA1-A complex subunit RAP80 isoform X4: MMKSSSSVFVFSRDQSAMSRLPPSLSDRERRWRGRKCKAKPREMTEDEMMALALHLSTQETSAHHEDAAVTKAIKESMLSQEPSRRRSLLTQSDTPCSGPGGWYVSSWPESTIDLTASGDGFTNPSQEAEGKGETKQDQKWKRAETPLSDLPSSPDISTQAWLGNSESELLDSPQSSDSTQIDDSLLRKSPVFSKSGRKGRVAVFPLSQDTPESRKTASLVLNSQHSNDGGLPSARRKSPVFSESDTGDEFVQYLKSPVFGDEARRDPSAQVEASTEFISSPQERSLSSSQPVSPVFPRSPARSKKLADSKNSTLSKSRPVADDSSETELTSYTTLCWSDENADEMSVNSPSPVYPDKKRFQQAHAPQNLETEAGPKASSSGCSLRVSSLNTGQPVPNQSTVHYYWGVPFCPRGLDADAYTQVIVAQMEVYEKSLKEAQRGLLRKAQWGAPILPQSEKSSLSDSSHTKVPRRRGLRRKDCKLSNQDADSLLLEAEEEEEEEEDDEEEEENEELEIETGREEGDPTDIGDCVVCPETQMSEEDCVDPLKLDNSECPKTVTSYDGQSDDGQVVDEEKMMDVTVSADGKTLATYFVGGDTGRNPTLTNDEEEERGPERSPSPEFETLGFQAAVECPLCQETFPACKIERHAAYCNGDVETETVVVADEHSEELFKPRRKRKRWTAEEEGDATSTDKIQEKCYICQKAVALRDFSKHTDLCIQQRATKIPEQGNLLAALEHSESRYAGAGPSSCRLQRGDVSNLRDNDKEEEAGISMLALSDSPIKSFTPISEATDCLVDFRRQQRLKKPSHKRR, from the exons ATGATGAAGAGCAGCAG CAGCGTCTTTGTGTTCTCTCGGGATCAGAGCGCCATGTCACGTCTGCCACCATCCTTGTCGGACAGAGAAAGAAGATGGAGAGGCAGGAAGTGCAAAGCCAAACCTCGAG AGATGACAGAAGACGAGATGATGGCCTTGGCTCTGCATCTGAGTACGCAGGAAACCAGCGCGCACCATGAAGACGCTGCTGTTACGAAAGCCATCAAAGAGAGT ATGTTGAGCCAAGAGCCCTCTCGGCGTCGGAGCCTGCTGACCCAATCAGACACCCCTTGCTCAGGGCCTGGTGGTTGGTACGTCAGCAGCTGGCCAGAGTCGACCATCGATCTGACGGCATCAGGCGACGGCTTCACCAACCCGAGCCAAG AGGCGGAAGGGAAAGGTGAAACTAAACAAGATCAAAAGTGGAAAAGGGCGGAAACACCTCTGTCGGACTTGCCGTCAAGCCCCGATATCTCCACTCAGGCGTGGCTCGGTAATTCCGAGTCTGAATTGTTGGACTCGCCGCAG AGCTCCGATTCTACGCAGATTGACGACTCTTTACTCCGTAAATCCCCCGTCTTCTCCAAGAGCGGTCGCAAAGGCAGGGTGGCCGTTTTCCCGCTCAGCCAGGATACGCCGGAAAGCCGCAAGACCGCTAGCTTGGTGCTTAACTCGCAGCACTCAAATGACGGCGGCCTTCCTTCGGCACGGCGCAAAAGTCCCGTCTTCTCCGAGTCTGATACGGGAGACGAATTTGTCCAGTATCTAAAAAGCCCGGTGTTTGGCGATGAGGCTCGGCGTGACCCGTCTGCGCAGGTCGAAGCAAGCACAGAGTTCATCTCCTCTCCTCAGGAGAGGAGTTTATCTTCCTCTCAGCCCGTCAGCCCGGTATTCCCAAGGAGTCCGGCACGCTCCAAGAAACTTGCTGACTCAAAGAACTCAACACTCTCAAAAAGTCGTCCGGTCGCGGACGATTCATCTGAAACGGAACTCACGAGCTACACAACGCTATGTTGGTCCGACGAAAATGCGGATGAGATG TCGGTGAACTCGCCTAGTCCAGTCTACCCGGATAAGAAGCGCTTTCAACAGGCCCATGCCCCTCAGAACCTGGAGACCGAAGCGGGCCCGAAGGCAAGCAGCTCCGGCTGCAGTTTGCGTGTTTCCAGTCTGAACACTGGGCAGCCTGTTCCCAACCAGTCCACAGTCCACTATTACTGGGGGGTCCCCTTCTGTCCACGTGGTTTGGATGCAGATGCTTACACGCAG GTGATCGTGGCCCAGATGGAGGTGTACGAGAAGAGTCTGAAAGAGGCTCAGAGGGGTCTGTTGAGGAAGGCCCAGTGGGGGGCCCCCATCCTGCCACAGTCAGAG AAATCCTCGTTATCGGACTCCTCCCATACTAAAGTTCCTCGAAG GCGTGGCCTCAGACGCAAAGACTGTAAGCTGAGCAATCAGGATGCGGACAGCCTTTTGTTggaggcagaggaggaggaggaggaggaggaggacgatgaggaagaggaggagaatgaGGAGCTGGAGATAGAAACTGGACGTGAAGAGGGAGATCCGACCGACATTGGCGACTGTGTCGTTTGTCCAG AGACCCAAATGAGTGAGGAAGATTGCGTGGATCCGCTTAAG CTTGACAACTCGGAGTGTCCCAAAACTGTGACGAGCTATGACGGTCAAAGCGATGACGGTCAAGTTGTGGATGAGGAAAAGATGATGGATG TTACAGTCTCGGCAGACGGCAAGACTCTGGCGACGTACTTCGTCGGCGGTGACACGGGTCGTAACCCCACCCTGACAAATGACGAGGAGGAAGAAAGAGGGCCAGAAAGGTCGCCCTCGCCTGAGTTTGAGACCCTCGGCTTCCAAGCGGCCGTGGAGTGTCCCCTTTGCCAGGAAACGTTCCCCGCTTGCAAAATCGAGAGGCACGCGGCGTACTGCAACGGCGACGTGGAAACGGAGACGGTCGTCGTCGCGGATGAACATTCGGAAG AGCTCTTCAAGCCTAGAAGGAAAAGGAaaagatggacagcagaggaagaGGGAGACGCCACCTCCACTGACAA AATCCAGGAGAAATGTTACATCTGCCAAAAGGCCGTGGCCCTGCGAGACTTCAGCAAGCACACTGATCTCTGCATCCAGCAGAGGGCGACAAAAATACCCGAG CAGGGAAATCTGTTGGCGGCTCTGGAGCATTCAGAGAGCAGGTACGCAG GAGCTGGTCCATCCAGTTGCAGACTCCAGCGAGG TGACGTCAGCAATCTGAGGGACAACGACAAAGAAGAGGAAGCTGGCATTTCCATGCTGGCACTCAGCGACTCGCCCATTAAGTCCTTCACGCCCATCTCGGAGGCCACCGACTGTCTGGTGGACTTCAGGCGTCAGCAGCGGCTCAAGAAACCCAGCCACAAACGAAGGTGA